One genomic region from bacterium encodes:
- the thpR gene encoding RNA 2',3'-cyclic phosphodiesterase, whose amino-acid sequence MRAPVSFRDRSQGETLRDGPVRRWPASAGGCRTRRERRTRSRGGGAGGRRPARGRPPCPRGRASARRAGRGRGAGRGRGPSARGRGDRGAAGVVRAPGGARSRDPGAGVPLRRAGAGVRLFFAINLPAGEQERLHRATAHLRAADLPVRWVPPQNLHLTLRFLGSVPGQKVAAVREAGARAASGIAPFDARLGGIGAFPTTRRPRVIWIGVQKAEPLLELRAALEEALAPLGFTPEDRAFEPHITLGRVRDGARPAQLARLVELAATIHYTGVLPVRSLDLMHSELGPGGARYVRIGAAPLG is encoded by the coding sequence CTGCGCGCTCCCGTTAGCTTCCGAGATCGGTCGCAAGGAGAAACGCTCCGCGATGGGCCGGTCCGGCGATGGCCGGCCTCCGCGGGAGGGTGTCGGACTCGACGTGAACGACGCACGAGGAGCCGAGGGGGCGGGGCCGGGGGCCGGCGCCCCGCCCGTGGACGACCCCCGTGTCCGCGAGGCCGAGCGTCTGCTCGCCGAGCGGGGCGTGGCCGGGGCGCGGGTCGGGGTCGCGGGCCATCAGCGCGAGGTCGCGGCGATCGTGGCGCCGCCGGCGTCGTTCGCGCTCCTGGTGGAGCTCGCTCCCGCGATCCGGGCGCTGGGGTTCCGTTACGTCGCGCTGGAGCTGGAGTGAGGCTGTTCTTCGCGATCAATCTGCCGGCCGGGGAGCAGGAGCGGCTGCACCGCGCCACGGCGCACCTGCGCGCCGCGGACCTGCCGGTGCGCTGGGTCCCGCCCCAGAACCTCCACCTCACCCTCCGGTTCCTCGGCTCGGTCCCGGGGCAGAAGGTCGCCGCGGTCCGGGAAGCCGGAGCCCGCGCGGCCTCGGGGATCGCCCCCTTCGACGCCCGACTCGGCGGGATCGGCGCCTTCCCGACCACCCGCCGGCCCCGGGTCATCTGGATCGGCGTCCAGAAGGCGGAGCCGCTCCTCGAGCTCCGCGCCGCGCTGGAGGAGGCGCTCGCGCCGCTGGGCTTCACGCCGGAGGACCGGGCTTTCGAGCCGCACATCACCCTCGGCCGCGTGCGCGATGGGGCGCGCCCCGCGCAGCTCGCACGCCTCGTCGAGCTCGCTGCGACGATCCATTACACCGGGGTTCTCCCCGTGCGGAGCCTGGACCTGATGCACAGCGAGCTCGGGCCCGGCGGCGCCCGCTACGTGCGGATCGGCGCCGCGCCGCTGGGGTAA
- the larE gene encoding ATP-dependent sacrificial sulfur transferase LarE — MEGDVAVAVDSTAEDPTLADAATLRAKRERLAELLRELGSVCIGYSGGVDSVFLACVAVEVLGPERVLAVTGRSESYPRVQREMALECVRRFGIPHLEIETHELADPRYAANPSDRCYYCKTELWARLKAVAAERGLAAVVDGSNADDAGDWRPGMAAAREHGVRSPLLEVGLTKREIRALSAQMGLPTWNQPSAPCLASRLPYGLAVTPERLRQVEAAEDAVRELGFREFRVRHHGDAARLEIAPAELPRALDRASALAAAVRAAGFRRVLLDVQGYRRGALNEGLPVLRVG; from the coding sequence ATGGAGGGAGACGTCGCCGTGGCGGTGGATTCGACGGCTGAAGATCCGACGCTGGCCGATGCCGCGACGCTCCGAGCCAAGCGGGAGCGGCTGGCCGAGCTGCTGCGCGAGCTGGGATCGGTTTGCATCGGTTACTCCGGGGGCGTGGACTCGGTCTTCCTCGCGTGCGTGGCCGTCGAGGTCCTCGGCCCCGAGCGCGTGCTCGCGGTGACCGGCCGGAGCGAGTCCTACCCGCGCGTGCAGCGCGAGATGGCGCTGGAGTGCGTGCGGAGGTTCGGGATCCCGCACCTCGAGATCGAGACGCACGAGCTGGCAGACCCGCGCTACGCGGCCAACCCCTCCGACCGCTGCTACTACTGCAAGACGGAGCTGTGGGCTCGTCTGAAGGCCGTGGCCGCGGAGCGGGGGCTCGCTGCGGTGGTGGATGGCTCCAACGCGGACGACGCCGGCGACTGGCGACCCGGCATGGCCGCCGCGCGGGAGCACGGCGTACGCTCGCCGCTCCTCGAGGTCGGGCTGACGAAGCGCGAGATCCGTGCGCTGTCCGCGCAGATGGGGCTGCCCACCTGGAACCAGCCCTCCGCCCCGTGCCTGGCCAGTCGGCTCCCCTACGGCCTGGCCGTCACGCCCGAACGCCTCCGGCAGGTCGAAGCGGCGGAAGACGCGGTCCGGGAGCTCGGCTTCAGAGAGTTCCGCGTCCGCCATCACGGCGATGCGGCCCGTCTGGAGATCGCGCCCGCGGAGCTCCCGCGCGCGCTCGACCGTGCGTCGGCGCTCGCGGCCGCCGTGCGCGCCGCGGGCTTCCGCCGCGTGCTGCTGGACGTCCAGGGGTACCGGCGCGGTGCGCTGAACGAGGGCCTGCCCGTGCTGCGCGTCGGCTGA
- a CDS encoding Fis family transcriptional regulator — protein sequence MARILVVDDEEGIRKVLRQLLEYEGHEVRVATSGGEALGVYPEFRPDIVFLDVKMARMDGLEVLARLREQDPSAIVVMISGHGTIETAVEATRRGAYDFLEKPLDTDRILLTIRNALQQRGLAEENARLRDEIESRYEIVGSSFAIRAVLDRIEKVAPTDARVLITGENGTGKELVARALHRLSNRADGPFVEVNCAAIPAELIESELFGHVKGSFTGAVTDRAGKFEQADGGTLFLDEVGDMSLAAQAKVLRALQEGVVTRVGGERPTRVDVRVIAATNKDLEEEIRQGRFREDLYFRLNVVPIHVPPLRERREDIPMLVRHFVEIAVRQQRLPPRRFTSEAIDRLTQLEWPGNVRELRNTVERLLILARGQEVTAADVERLVAGPQTTGSLPADLLDAPSFAEFKERAERAYILAKLREHDWNVSETARAIDMPRSNLYKKIEKFRLLREAN from the coding sequence ATGGCCCGGATCCTGGTGGTCGATGACGAAGAGGGCATCCGCAAGGTGCTGCGCCAGCTCCTCGAGTACGAGGGGCACGAGGTCCGCGTGGCCACCAGCGGCGGCGAGGCGCTGGGCGTCTATCCGGAGTTCCGGCCCGACATCGTGTTCCTCGACGTCAAGATGGCGCGAATGGACGGGCTGGAGGTCCTGGCGCGCCTCCGTGAGCAGGATCCCAGCGCCATCGTCGTCATGATCAGCGGTCACGGCACCATCGAGACGGCGGTGGAGGCGACGCGCCGCGGCGCGTACGACTTCCTCGAGAAGCCACTCGACACCGACCGCATCCTGCTCACCATCCGCAACGCGCTCCAGCAGCGCGGCCTCGCGGAAGAGAACGCCCGGCTGCGGGACGAGATCGAGAGCCGCTACGAGATCGTCGGCTCGAGCTTCGCGATCCGCGCGGTCCTGGACCGGATCGAGAAGGTGGCGCCGACCGACGCGCGTGTGCTCATCACCGGCGAGAACGGGACGGGCAAGGAACTGGTCGCGCGGGCGCTGCACCGTCTCTCGAACCGCGCGGACGGGCCGTTCGTGGAGGTCAACTGCGCGGCGATCCCGGCCGAGCTGATCGAGAGCGAACTGTTCGGCCACGTCAAGGGGTCGTTCACCGGCGCGGTGACCGATCGCGCGGGCAAGTTCGAGCAGGCCGATGGCGGCACGCTGTTCCTGGATGAGGTCGGCGACATGAGCCTGGCTGCCCAGGCCAAGGTGCTTCGCGCGCTCCAGGAGGGAGTCGTGACGCGCGTGGGCGGAGAGCGGCCCACGCGGGTGGACGTCCGCGTCATCGCGGCGACGAACAAGGACCTCGAGGAGGAGATCCGCCAGGGGCGCTTCCGGGAAGACCTGTATTTCCGGCTCAACGTCGTGCCCATCCACGTCCCGCCGTTGCGCGAGCGACGCGAGGACATCCCCATGCTGGTCCGCCACTTCGTGGAGATCGCCGTCCGGCAGCAGCGTCTGCCGCCGCGCCGGTTCACCAGCGAAGCGATCGACCGCCTCACGCAGCTGGAGTGGCCGGGTAACGTGCGCGAGCTGCGCAACACGGTGGAGCGGCTCCTCATCCTCGCCCGCGGTCAGGAGGTGACGGCGGCCGACGTGGAGCGCCTGGTCGCAGGCCCGCAGACCACTGGTTCGCTGCCCGCGGACCTGCTGGACGCGCCGAGCTTCGCCGAGTTCAAGGAGCGGGCGGAGCGCGCCTACATCCTCGCCAAACTGCGCGAGCACGACTGGAACGTGAGCGAGACGGCGCGCGCCATCGACATGCCGCGCTCGAACCTCTACAAGAAGATCGAAAAGTTCCGCCTCCTCAGAGAGGCGAACTGA